In Arthrobacter sp. B3I4, the following proteins share a genomic window:
- a CDS encoding UPF0182 family protein codes for MSRPSTVPPGRPQQRRGALTPTLIVVALIVVGFIFFANVWTDVLWYQQLGFFEVFLTENLARIAIFLAGFAVMFAAVFFAIRIAYTARPVYAPDSEVRDNLNRYQAQLEPIRRVVMIGLPVLFGLFAGSAAASQWQKVLLFFNQEPFGQKDPQFNLDISFYLMTLPFLGFVTGFLISVVVVAGIAGILTHYLYGSIRLMERGVFTSRAAQIHLAVTGAAFLLLLGINFWLDRYSAVLNSGGRWAGALYTDVNAVIPTKAILAVAAALVAVLFIVAAVIGKWRLPVIGTAMLVITSILAGGVYPWVIQQFQVRPSELTLEKKYIERNIAMTRAAYGLDKIQEKRYEATTNATTGALAPDAQTTANIRLLDPNLISDAFSQLEQYRPYYQFPSALNVDRYEVNGKIQDTVIAVRELNPNGLSANQQSWLNRHVVYTHGYGVVAAKGNKFTADGKPDFLQSGIPSTGVLGTDASYQPRIYFGENSPDYSIVGAPDGAPHREQDRPAAKEGDGETQYTFTGNGGPNVGSFFNKVLYAIKFQSSDLMLSDGVNAESQILYDRNPRDRVEKVAPYLTVDGNAYPAVVDGRVKWIVDGYTTSPYFPYSQQEQLSDATKDSQTTANRTAALPNTSVNYIRNSVKATVDAYDGSVTLYAWDDQDPVLKAWQNIFPSSLKPYSEMSGALMSHVRYPEDLFKVQRELLGRYHVTNTDNFYTNNDAWSVPNDPTVKEEGVKQPPFYMSLQMPDQEKPAFQLTSSFIPQVVNGSARNVLYGFLAADSDAGNQKGVKADSYGQLRLLQIPPETQVPGPGQAQNKFNSDPTVSQALNLLRQGASAVLNGNLLTLPVGGGLLYVQPVYLKSTGETSYPTLQRVLVAFGDKIGFAPTLDEALNQLFGGRSGATAGDAANNGQTPAAPAPGGTPPPAGGTDAKAELKAALDEANAAIKAGQEALAKGDFAAYGDQQKKLSAALQRAIDAEAKVGTPAPTPAPSGSATPSAAPSPSPSPSK; via the coding sequence TTGTCCCGTCCCAGCACCGTCCCACCCGGAAGGCCACAGCAGCGGCGAGGCGCCCTGACGCCCACCCTGATTGTCGTGGCCCTGATCGTCGTGGGCTTCATCTTCTTCGCCAATGTCTGGACGGACGTCCTCTGGTACCAGCAGCTGGGCTTCTTCGAAGTCTTCCTGACCGAGAACCTCGCGCGGATCGCCATCTTCCTGGCCGGCTTCGCAGTGATGTTTGCGGCGGTGTTCTTCGCAATCCGGATCGCCTACACCGCCCGCCCGGTCTACGCGCCCGATTCGGAGGTCCGGGACAACCTCAACCGCTACCAGGCCCAGCTCGAGCCGATCCGCCGGGTGGTCATGATCGGACTGCCCGTCCTGTTCGGGCTCTTCGCCGGCAGCGCGGCCGCCAGCCAATGGCAGAAGGTGCTGCTTTTCTTCAACCAGGAGCCCTTCGGCCAAAAGGACCCGCAGTTTAACCTGGACATCAGCTTCTACCTGATGACGCTGCCGTTCCTCGGTTTCGTCACCGGCTTCCTGATCAGCGTTGTCGTCGTCGCCGGTATCGCCGGCATCCTCACGCACTACCTTTACGGCAGTATCCGCCTGATGGAACGCGGCGTCTTCACCAGCCGTGCCGCCCAGATCCACCTGGCCGTCACCGGCGCGGCGTTCCTGCTGCTGCTGGGCATCAATTTCTGGCTGGACCGCTACTCGGCGGTGCTCAACAGCGGAGGCCGCTGGGCCGGCGCGCTCTACACCGACGTAAACGCCGTCATTCCCACCAAGGCCATCCTCGCCGTCGCCGCGGCTCTTGTGGCCGTCCTGTTCATCGTTGCCGCCGTGATCGGCAAGTGGCGGCTGCCGGTGATCGGCACCGCCATGCTGGTCATCACCTCGATCCTGGCCGGCGGCGTCTACCCCTGGGTAATCCAGCAGTTCCAGGTCCGGCCCTCCGAACTGACGCTGGAGAAGAAGTACATCGAGCGCAACATCGCCATGACCAGAGCCGCGTACGGCCTCGATAAGATCCAGGAAAAGCGCTACGAGGCCACCACCAACGCCACCACCGGCGCCCTCGCTCCGGACGCGCAGACCACGGCGAACATCCGCCTGCTGGACCCCAACCTGATCTCGGATGCGTTTTCGCAGCTGGAACAGTACCGGCCGTACTACCAGTTCCCCAGTGCGCTGAACGTGGACCGCTACGAGGTGAACGGCAAGATCCAGGACACCGTGATCGCGGTCCGCGAGCTGAACCCGAACGGACTGAGCGCCAACCAGCAGTCCTGGCTCAACCGGCACGTGGTCTACACCCACGGTTACGGCGTCGTTGCAGCCAAGGGCAACAAGTTCACCGCGGACGGCAAACCGGACTTCCTGCAGTCGGGCATCCCGTCCACCGGCGTGCTGGGCACCGATGCCAGCTACCAGCCGCGGATCTACTTCGGCGAAAACTCGCCGGACTACTCGATTGTCGGCGCCCCGGACGGTGCCCCGCACCGCGAGCAGGACCGGCCCGCCGCCAAGGAGGGCGACGGCGAGACGCAGTACACGTTTACCGGCAACGGCGGCCCGAACGTCGGCAGCTTCTTCAACAAGGTCCTTTACGCGATCAAGTTCCAGTCCTCGGACCTGATGCTTTCCGACGGCGTCAACGCCGAGTCGCAGATCCTTTACGACCGGAACCCGCGTGACCGGGTCGAGAAGGTGGCCCCCTACCTGACTGTGGACGGAAATGCTTACCCCGCCGTCGTCGACGGGCGGGTGAAGTGGATCGTGGACGGCTACACCACCAGCCCCTACTTCCCGTACTCGCAGCAGGAACAGCTCTCGGACGCCACCAAGGACTCGCAGACGACGGCGAACCGCACCGCGGCGCTGCCGAACACCTCGGTCAACTACATCCGCAACTCGGTGAAAGCCACCGTGGACGCCTACGACGGTTCCGTCACGCTGTACGCGTGGGACGACCAGGACCCGGTCCTGAAGGCCTGGCAGAACATCTTCCCCTCCTCGCTGAAGCCGTACTCGGAGATGTCCGGCGCGTTGATGAGCCACGTGCGCTACCCGGAGGACCTGTTCAAGGTCCAGCGCGAGCTTCTGGGCCGCTACCACGTCACCAACACGGACAACTTCTATACCAACAACGACGCCTGGAGCGTTCCGAACGACCCCACCGTCAAGGAAGAAGGTGTCAAGCAGCCGCCGTTCTACATGTCACTGCAAATGCCTGACCAGGAAAAGCCTGCCTTCCAGCTGACCTCCTCGTTCATCCCGCAGGTGGTCAACGGCAGCGCCCGGAACGTGCTGTACGGCTTCCTGGCCGCCGACTCGGATGCCGGCAACCAGAAGGGCGTGAAGGCGGACAGTTACGGCCAGTTGAGGCTGCTGCAGATCCCGCCGGAAACCCAGGTGCCCGGCCCGGGGCAGGCGCAGAACAAGTTCAACTCGGATCCCACCGTGTCGCAGGCCCTCAACCTGCTGCGGCAAGGAGCCTCGGCGGTACTTAACGGCAACCTGCTGACGCTGCCTGTCGGCGGCGGCCTGCTCTACGTCCAGCCGGTTTACCTGAAGTCGACCGGCGAGACGTCGTACCCGACCCTGCAGCGGGTGCTGGTCGCCTTTGGCGACAAGATTGGCTTCGCACCGACCCTCGACGAGGCGCTGAACCAGCTGTTCGGCGGCCGGTCCGGCGCAACCGCCGGCGACGCCGCCAATAACGGGCAGACACCGGCTGCCCCGGCCCCGGGCGGCACGCCGCCGCCCGCCGGCGGCACGGACGCCAAGGCCGAGCTCAAGGCGGCGCTGGATGAGGCGAACGCCGCGATCAAGGCAGGTCAGGAGGCGCTCGCCAAGGGCGACTTCGCAGCGTACGGCGACCAGCAGAAGAAGCTCTCCGCGGCCCTGCAACGGGCAATTGATGCGGAGGCCAAGGTCGGCACGCCGGCACCGACGCCCGCTCCCAGCGGCAGCGCCACGCCGTCGGCTGCACCGTCACCGTCGCCCTCGCCGAGCAAGTAG
- a CDS encoding CPBP family intramembrane glutamic endopeptidase: MVLFYVLIFALAFGPALILGGPGALLEGGIYAGTATAADASALMVAAMLSGPPAYALVAMLMIALTSGRAGLRGLRSRTLRWRVGVRWYAVALLTAPLLWLGIQGTLWLTSSAYAPAIIAAEDKAGLLVTALVAGLIAGFFEEIAWSGFATHELIKRHGPVATGLMVGLPWSLLHLPLYAGAPSGDVPWALSVAVGLFAWLPPYRVLMVWVYAHTQSVLIAMLMHVPVSALGFVLGSAAMAGLPDLIFNLIFGVTLWGLVAAVTAGRRSTPQPGPPAPRPLRGTEEPTGAPWSGPESK, translated from the coding sequence GTGGTTCTCTTCTATGTCCTGATATTCGCCCTCGCGTTCGGGCCGGCGCTCATCCTGGGCGGTCCCGGTGCCCTCCTGGAAGGCGGCATCTACGCGGGGACCGCCACTGCCGCAGATGCGAGTGCTCTCATGGTCGCGGCCATGCTGTCCGGGCCTCCTGCGTACGCGCTGGTGGCCATGCTGATGATCGCGCTCACCTCCGGGCGCGCGGGGCTGCGTGGCCTCCGGTCAAGGACCCTGCGCTGGAGGGTGGGCGTTCGGTGGTACGCCGTTGCCCTGCTGACCGCGCCACTCCTGTGGTTGGGGATCCAGGGCACGCTTTGGCTCACCTCCAGCGCCTATGCCCCCGCCATCATCGCGGCCGAGGACAAAGCGGGTCTGCTGGTGACGGCCCTTGTGGCGGGCCTCATCGCCGGCTTCTTCGAGGAGATCGCCTGGTCCGGCTTCGCAACGCACGAACTTATTAAGCGGCATGGGCCGGTGGCAACGGGACTGATGGTGGGCCTGCCGTGGAGCCTGCTCCACTTGCCGCTCTACGCCGGAGCGCCCTCCGGGGATGTCCCGTGGGCGCTCTCCGTCGCGGTGGGCCTCTTCGCCTGGCTGCCGCCCTACCGGGTGCTCATGGTGTGGGTCTACGCGCACACCCAGAGCGTGCTGATCGCGATGCTCATGCACGTCCCCGTCAGCGCGCTGGGGTTTGTCCTCGGCTCCGCGGCGATGGCGGGGCTACCCGACCTGATCTTTAACCTCATTTTCGGGGTGACGCTCTGGGGCCTGGTAGCAGCGGTCACCGCCGGTCGCAGGAGCACCCCGCAACCTGGGCCGCCGGCCCCGAGGCCGTTACGTGGGACAGAAGAACCAACTGGGGCGCCCTGGTCGGGGCCGGAGTCAAAGTAG
- a CDS encoding deoxyribodipyrimidine photo-lyase, giving the protein MSSTLVWLRDDLRLDDNPALAEAAASGSPLTVVYVLDEVSPGMRPLGAATKWWLHHSLASLAGDLESAGSRLVLRRGPAEQTIRRLAEETGATRILWNRRYGGPERAVDAALKDWAASQNLTAASFQANLLFEPWTVRTGSGGPYKVFTPFWRACLDAHEPRQPLAAPDWLPRPAAADDGQLPGSEALDGWGLLPRHPDWSAGLAAEWVPGEAGAHARLQDFLDGPVSEYGTGRNVPGVEGTSRLSPHLRFGEISPFRIWHALRERFPQGAPADVAIFRSELGWREFCWQLLYENPELASRNYRPEFDRFAWRAPSDEELQAWQQGRTGYPLVDAGMRQLWQTGWMHNRIRMAAASFLVKNLLADWRVGEAWFWDTLVDADAASNPANWQWVAGSGADASPYFRIFNPVTQSKKFDAAGRYLRAFLPELAGLSDKAVHEPWKADGATAGYPEPILGLPESRARALGTYQRLKDG; this is encoded by the coding sequence ATGTCCTCGACCTTGGTTTGGCTCCGCGATGACCTCCGCCTCGACGATAACCCTGCCCTGGCGGAGGCAGCGGCGAGCGGCAGTCCGCTCACGGTGGTCTACGTCCTGGACGAGGTCTCGCCGGGGATGCGGCCCCTCGGGGCGGCCACCAAGTGGTGGTTGCACCACTCCCTGGCTTCGCTTGCCGGGGACCTCGAGTCGGCCGGCTCCCGCCTGGTGCTCCGCCGCGGCCCGGCGGAGCAAACCATCCGGCGGCTAGCCGAAGAAACCGGCGCCACCAGAATCCTTTGGAACCGCCGTTACGGCGGGCCGGAACGCGCCGTCGACGCGGCCTTGAAGGACTGGGCGGCCAGCCAGAACCTGACAGCGGCCAGTTTTCAAGCCAACCTTCTGTTTGAGCCCTGGACGGTGCGGACCGGCTCCGGAGGGCCCTACAAGGTCTTCACTCCGTTCTGGCGGGCCTGCCTGGACGCGCACGAACCGCGGCAACCGCTGGCCGCTCCCGACTGGCTTCCGCGGCCCGCTGCCGCGGACGACGGCCAGCTGCCGGGCAGCGAGGCCCTGGACGGGTGGGGTCTGCTCCCCCGGCACCCGGACTGGAGTGCCGGACTGGCTGCGGAATGGGTGCCGGGCGAGGCAGGTGCCCACGCCCGGTTGCAGGACTTCCTGGACGGCCCCGTCAGCGAGTACGGCACCGGAAGGAACGTCCCCGGGGTTGAGGGCACCAGTCGGCTCTCGCCGCACCTGCGCTTCGGTGAAATCAGCCCCTTCCGAATCTGGCACGCGCTCCGGGAGCGCTTCCCGCAGGGAGCACCGGCCGACGTCGCAATCTTCCGCTCCGAACTGGGCTGGCGGGAGTTCTGCTGGCAGCTGCTCTACGAGAACCCCGAACTGGCCAGCCGCAACTACCGGCCCGAGTTTGACCGCTTCGCCTGGCGGGCGCCGTCAGACGAAGAGCTGCAGGCGTGGCAGCAGGGCCGCACCGGCTATCCGCTGGTTGACGCGGGCATGCGCCAGCTATGGCAGACCGGCTGGATGCACAACCGTATCCGGATGGCGGCAGCGTCGTTCCTGGTGAAAAACCTGCTGGCTGACTGGCGGGTTGGCGAGGCCTGGTTCTGGGACACCCTGGTGGATGCAGACGCCGCCAGCAACCCGGCCAACTGGCAGTGGGTGGCGGGTTCCGGTGCGGATGCTTCGCCCTACTTCCGCATCTTCAACCCGGTCACGCAGAGCAAGAAGTTCGACGCCGCGGGCCGCTACCTGCGCGCCTTCCTCCCCGAGCTCGCGGGCCTGTCCGACAAGGCGGTGCATGAACCGTGGAAAGCCGACGGTGCCACAGCGGGCTACCCGGAGCCCATCCTCGGGCTGCCGGAGTCGCGGGCGCGGGCGCTGGGGACGTACCAGCGGCTCAAGGACGGCTAG
- a CDS encoding TPM domain-containing protein has protein sequence MRSMMKRFLAGLGVAGLLALPAAPALAEDPVTIPSGQNVVDSGNLLGSRKGEVQDAVQKLLKDHKYNLYVVTVKSFTNPADPKAWSQAVATKKGMGRADVILAMSDEGKYYFSPNSASAIYSKTSTISQNAIVANLAGGKRDFAQAAIDTAAAVGDAAGGGSGSVPSGAGNGALVGVGVVAAGGVGTYLYLRSRRKKAAGTNTAGYGPQGAELDPLAGLSVTELRRKSGSLLIEADDAIKSSEQELGFAQAQYGDAAVGNFTTALQEAKAHMTESFKLQQQLDDHIPDTEEQQRTWLGEIIRRSEAALASLQEQKADFDSLRELEKNAPQALAAVGAGAREAETRIAAAEQSLTELRAKYAESALTQVTDNISQAKERLAFVQNASGTAGDKLDAGEGSLAAVAVRAAEESLHQTNVLLGAIDKVAANLNEARNGLESAVVDTSQDLAQAQAMIRAGAHPELAGPVAAVEAALARVKAEMKAGKIDPIATLERVEAAHQSLDAALTGIRDQQEQARRAQASLQQSIMSAQAQIGATSDYITARRGGVGTEARTRLAEAQRNLDYALSISRTDPVTALQYAQQAHSLAAQAAQLAQSDVDQFGGYASQGYGRGGMFGGGGGGGLGGAILGGILINSILHGGGGGGWGGGGGWGGGDSGGGWGGGDFGGGGDFGGGDSGSF, from the coding sequence ATGCGGTCAATGATGAAACGATTCCTTGCGGGCCTTGGCGTCGCCGGACTGCTGGCCCTCCCCGCCGCTCCCGCGCTCGCCGAAGACCCGGTGACCATTCCGTCCGGGCAGAACGTCGTGGACAGCGGAAATCTGCTGGGCAGCCGCAAGGGCGAAGTTCAGGACGCGGTGCAGAAGCTCCTGAAGGACCACAAGTACAACCTCTACGTCGTCACGGTGAAGAGCTTTACGAACCCGGCCGACCCGAAGGCCTGGTCCCAGGCCGTGGCCACCAAGAAGGGCATGGGCCGGGCTGACGTTATCCTCGCCATGTCGGACGAGGGTAAGTATTACTTCTCCCCCAACTCGGCCAGCGCGATCTACTCCAAGACCAGCACCATCAGCCAGAATGCCATCGTCGCGAACCTGGCCGGCGGCAAGCGTGACTTTGCCCAGGCCGCCATTGACACCGCCGCGGCGGTGGGCGACGCCGCCGGTGGCGGCAGCGGATCGGTTCCCTCCGGCGCCGGAAACGGCGCCCTCGTCGGCGTCGGCGTGGTGGCCGCCGGCGGTGTCGGAACCTACCTTTATTTGCGCAGCCGGCGAAAGAAAGCCGCGGGGACCAACACTGCCGGCTACGGCCCGCAGGGCGCCGAACTGGACCCCCTTGCCGGGCTGAGCGTCACGGAACTGCGGCGTAAGAGCGGGTCGCTGCTCATCGAGGCCGACGACGCCATCAAGTCAAGCGAGCAGGAGCTGGGCTTTGCCCAGGCGCAGTACGGTGATGCCGCCGTCGGTAACTTCACAACGGCACTGCAGGAGGCCAAGGCTCACATGACCGAGTCCTTTAAACTTCAGCAGCAGCTCGACGACCACATCCCGGACACTGAAGAGCAGCAGCGGACCTGGCTGGGTGAAATCATCCGCCGGTCCGAAGCGGCATTGGCTTCGCTGCAGGAACAGAAAGCGGATTTCGATTCCCTGCGCGAGCTTGAGAAAAACGCCCCGCAGGCCCTGGCGGCCGTCGGCGCCGGCGCGAGGGAGGCCGAGACCCGGATTGCCGCAGCGGAGCAGTCCCTGACCGAGCTGCGGGCCAAGTACGCCGAGAGCGCCCTGACGCAGGTGACGGACAACATCAGCCAGGCCAAGGAGCGGCTGGCCTTCGTGCAGAACGCCTCCGGCACGGCCGGGGACAAGCTCGACGCCGGTGAGGGCAGCCTCGCCGCCGTCGCCGTCCGGGCCGCCGAGGAGAGCCTGCACCAGACCAACGTGCTGCTCGGCGCCATCGACAAGGTCGCAGCGAACCTCAACGAGGCCCGCAACGGACTCGAATCCGCCGTCGTCGATACGTCCCAGGACCTGGCTCAGGCGCAGGCCATGATCCGGGCGGGTGCGCACCCCGAACTTGCCGGACCGGTCGCCGCCGTGGAGGCTGCCCTGGCCCGGGTGAAGGCCGAAATGAAGGCCGGCAAAATCGACCCGATCGCCACCCTGGAGCGTGTGGAGGCCGCCCATCAGTCCCTCGATGCGGCCCTCACCGGCATCCGGGACCAGCAGGAGCAGGCACGCCGGGCGCAGGCCTCGCTGCAGCAGAGCATCATGTCCGCCCAGGCGCAGATCGGTGCCACCTCGGACTACATCACCGCACGACGCGGCGGCGTCGGCACGGAAGCGCGCACCCGGCTCGCGGAGGCGCAGCGCAACCTCGACTACGCCCTGTCGATCTCCCGCACAGACCCGGTCACCGCCCTTCAGTACGCCCAGCAGGCGCACTCGCTCGCCGCCCAGGCCGCACAGCTGGCCCAGTCAGACGTTGACCAGTTCGGCGGCTACGCGAGCCAGGGCTACGGCCGCGGCGGGATGTTTGGCGGCGGCGGGGGCGGCGGCCTCGGCGGCGCCATCCTCGGCGGCATCCTGATCAACTCCATCCTGCATGGCGGCGGAGGCGGCGGCTGGGGCGGCGGAGGCGGCTGGGGCGGCGGCGATTCCGGCGGCGGCTGGGGCGGCGGCGACTTCGGCGGCGGCGGCGACTTCGGCGGCGGAGACTCCGGAAGCTTTTAG
- a CDS encoding S1C family serine protease, whose protein sequence is MTENPRQGASPDPSQAHREPADQSAGNPAAPHGASAQDAAAQGSAQENPTMRLDQPAGGAPHPVYPQRQPAYGQHGVPDTQFGASAHQPDNGRPAQGPAQPNHSGAGPAGYGQSQYSGYGNQPPTGPAPHNAYNHAGNAPKRKAAFGVPTLVASILAAGLVGGGVVAGSTALMGNRPLASTGSTSQPGTVIVNNKEDVNAITAAALKASPSVVTIKATSGSEGGTGSGIILDGEGHVLTNTHVVTLDGKTAKAAVEVRTSDGRVYSAKIVGTDPLSDLAVIKIDNASGLVPATLGDSGKLNVGDTAVAIGSPLGLTGTVTDGIVSTLNRTISVASSAAPKDGADKSQGGDQGFQFAPPGGGQAPSTADQGSISINVIQTDAAINPGNSGGALVNAKGEIIGVNVAIASAGGDSSGSSSGNIGVGFSIPINNAKRVAQEIISNGKATHGQLGVSVKSKPAGASSSGFSVGADVATVEPGSAADKAGIKVGDVVTKFQDLAISDPNQLTAAVREQAAGATVKVTVLRGGQEKQLDVTLGAAPEL, encoded by the coding sequence ATGACTGAGAACCCAAGGCAGGGCGCGTCACCGGATCCCTCACAGGCGCACCGCGAGCCGGCCGACCAGTCCGCGGGTAACCCCGCGGCACCGCATGGCGCGTCGGCGCAGGATGCAGCGGCGCAGGGTTCGGCGCAGGAGAACCCGACTATGAGGCTCGACCAGCCGGCGGGCGGCGCTCCACATCCGGTGTACCCGCAGCGCCAGCCGGCCTACGGCCAGCATGGGGTTCCCGACACCCAGTTCGGCGCTTCGGCCCATCAGCCTGACAACGGCCGCCCTGCCCAGGGCCCGGCCCAGCCGAATCATTCCGGAGCGGGGCCCGCAGGGTACGGGCAGAGCCAGTACAGCGGGTACGGTAACCAGCCTCCGACCGGTCCGGCACCCCACAACGCGTACAACCACGCCGGCAACGCCCCCAAGCGGAAGGCCGCTTTCGGTGTTCCCACCCTCGTGGCCAGCATCCTTGCCGCAGGCCTGGTCGGCGGCGGTGTGGTGGCGGGCAGCACCGCCCTAATGGGCAACCGTCCGCTCGCCTCGACGGGCAGCACCAGCCAGCCGGGCACCGTGATCGTCAACAACAAGGAAGACGTCAACGCGATCACCGCCGCCGCCCTGAAGGCGTCACCGAGCGTCGTGACCATCAAGGCCACCAGCGGCTCCGAGGGTGGAACGGGCTCGGGCATCATCCTCGACGGTGAGGGCCACGTCCTCACCAACACGCACGTGGTCACGCTGGACGGCAAGACGGCCAAGGCCGCCGTCGAGGTCCGCACGAGTGACGGCAGGGTCTACAGTGCGAAGATCGTGGGCACCGACCCGCTTTCGGACCTCGCCGTAATCAAGATCGACAACGCCTCCGGGCTGGTACCGGCCACGCTCGGCGACTCCGGCAAACTCAATGTGGGCGATACTGCCGTCGCAATCGGTTCTCCGCTTGGACTCACGGGAACCGTCACTGACGGCATCGTCTCCACGCTCAACCGCACTATCAGCGTGGCCTCCTCGGCAGCGCCCAAGGACGGTGCTGACAAATCCCAGGGCGGTGACCAGGGCTTCCAGTTCGCCCCTCCCGGGGGCGGCCAGGCGCCGAGTACCGCAGACCAGGGCAGCATCTCGATCAACGTGATCCAGACGGACGCGGCCATCAACCCGGGCAACTCCGGTGGTGCCCTGGTCAACGCCAAGGGTGAGATTATTGGCGTCAACGTCGCCATCGCCTCAGCCGGCGGGGACTCGAGCGGCAGCAGCAGCGGCAACATCGGCGTCGGTTTCAGCATCCCGATCAACAATGCCAAGCGGGTGGCCCAGGAGATTATCAGCAACGGCAAGGCAACCCATGGCCAACTGGGCGTAAGCGTCAAGTCCAAGCCTGCAGGCGCGTCCTCCTCCGGTTTCTCGGTCGGCGCCGACGTTGCGACCGTCGAGCCCGGCTCGGCCGCTGACAAGGCCGGAATCAAGGTCGGCGATGTGGTGACGAAGTTCCAGGACCTGGCCATCAGCGACCCTAACCAGCTGACCGCCGCGGTGCGCGAGCAGGCAGCGGGGGCGACGGTCAAGGTGACCGTCCTCCGGGGCGGCCAGGAGAAGCAACTCGACGTGACCCTCGGAGCTGCCCCGGAGCTGTAG
- a CDS encoding electron transfer flavoprotein subunit beta/FixA family protein, with amino-acid sequence MKIIVLVKHVPDAQFDRHLSGADNTTDRSESILSELDEYALEAALQLIEARGGEAAGNKVIALSMGPAGAVNAVKKSLQIGATEGVHLTDEALAGSDASATSFALAAAIRHLGADAAADLVLTGMASTDAETSLVPAQLAERLGLPQVTFAASLDVDGGRLTARREGDTYAVTVEAALPALVSVTDQINEPRYPNFKGIMAAKKKTITTLTLADIGVDPGMVGLAGSWTAVESAEARPPRTAGTIITDEGDAGLQLVEFLAAQKLL; translated from the coding sequence CTGAAGATCATTGTGCTGGTCAAGCATGTACCGGACGCGCAGTTCGACCGCCACCTCAGCGGCGCGGACAACACTACGGACCGGTCCGAAAGCATTCTCTCGGAGCTGGACGAATACGCTCTCGAGGCCGCACTGCAGCTGATCGAAGCACGCGGCGGCGAGGCTGCCGGGAACAAAGTCATCGCCCTTAGCATGGGCCCGGCCGGTGCCGTCAACGCGGTCAAAAAGTCGCTCCAGATCGGCGCCACCGAAGGCGTCCACCTCACCGACGAAGCGCTGGCCGGCTCGGACGCTTCCGCCACCTCTTTCGCGCTGGCCGCCGCGATCCGCCACCTGGGCGCAGACGCTGCCGCCGATCTCGTCCTGACCGGCATGGCCTCCACCGACGCCGAAACCTCGCTGGTCCCGGCCCAGCTCGCCGAGCGTCTCGGCCTGCCCCAGGTCACCTTTGCCGCTTCCCTCGACGTCGACGGCGGCCGGCTCACGGCCCGGCGCGAGGGCGACACCTACGCGGTCACGGTCGAGGCCGCCCTGCCGGCACTTGTCTCCGTCACCGACCAGATCAACGAGCCCCGGTACCCGAACTTCAAGGGCATCATGGCCGCCAAGAAGAAGACGATCACCACCCTGACGCTGGCCGACATCGGCGTCGACCCCGGCATGGTGGGACTGGCCGGGTCCTGGACCGCCGTCGAGTCCGCCGAGGCCCGCCCGCCGCGCACCGCCGGCACCATCATCACCGACGAAGGCGACGCCGGCCTCCAGCTGGTCGAGTTCCTGGCCGCCCAGAAGCTGCTCTAA
- a CDS encoding electron transfer flavoprotein subunit alpha/FixB family protein, whose translation MAKVLVFIDNPGRALKKSSLELLTIARTLGEPAVAFNGELHDDVAAALGEYGVQGLYRPSADDLDDYLVGPKASYLAAAVQTSGASIVLVENSAEGKEVAARLGIKLGAGVITDVVAVDPDGTAHKSVFAGSYSSTARATTPVAVLTVKPNSTLPEPAVTGTAPRAATVEVPDTAAAASARITGRTEKSASGRPELSEARIVVAGGRGVDGNFGPLEDLADALGAAIGASRAATDAGWISHDAQVGQTGKTVSPQLFISAGISGAIQQKAGMQTAKVIVAVNKDAESPVFEIADFGIVGDLFQVLPQATEEIKKRRGGH comes from the coding sequence ATGGCAAAAGTACTGGTATTCATCGACAACCCCGGCCGGGCGCTGAAGAAGTCCAGCCTTGAGCTGCTCACCATTGCCCGCACTCTCGGGGAGCCGGCCGTGGCCTTCAACGGCGAGTTGCACGACGACGTCGCGGCGGCGCTAGGTGAGTATGGCGTGCAGGGCCTCTACCGGCCCTCCGCTGACGATTTGGACGACTACCTCGTCGGTCCCAAGGCCTCCTACCTGGCCGCCGCCGTGCAGACCTCCGGAGCAAGCATCGTCCTGGTTGAGAACTCCGCCGAGGGCAAGGAAGTCGCGGCCCGGCTGGGCATCAAGCTCGGTGCGGGCGTGATCACCGACGTCGTCGCGGTGGATCCCGACGGCACCGCCCACAAGTCGGTCTTCGCCGGCTCGTACAGCAGCACGGCCAGGGCCACCACGCCGGTGGCCGTACTCACCGTCAAGCCCAACAGCACCCTCCCCGAGCCGGCGGTCACCGGCACGGCACCGCGAGCCGCCACCGTCGAGGTGCCGGACACCGCCGCCGCCGCGTCCGCCCGGATTACTGGGCGGACGGAAAAAAGCGCCAGCGGCCGCCCGGAGCTTTCCGAGGCCCGGATCGTTGTGGCCGGCGGCCGCGGCGTGGACGGGAACTTCGGGCCGCTGGAAGACCTCGCGGACGCCCTCGGCGCAGCCATCGGAGCCTCCCGGGCGGCCACCGACGCCGGCTGGATCAGCCACGATGCGCAGGTGGGGCAGACCGGCAAGACCGTCTCGCCGCAGCTGTTCATCTCCGCCGGGATCTCCGGCGCCATCCAGCAAAAAGCCGGCATGCAAACCGCCAAGGTCATCGTTGCGGTGAACAAGGACGCCGAATCGCCGGTTTTCGAGATCGCCGACTTCGGCATTGTGGGCGACCTGTTCCAGGTGCTGCCGCAAGCCACCGAAGAGATTAAGAAGCGGAGGGGTGGCCATTGA